One genomic segment of Amycolatopsis sp. WQ 127309 includes these proteins:
- a CDS encoding GNAT family N-acetyltransferase: MTVSVCTAEEVPQLVASAAGLFAEDGGRHDPAMDVGWPAREGESYYAALVEDPAVLCLLVPGGGGHLVGRLCRPNPLRPGVVTAELESLRVDAGHRRAGIGAELVAAFFAWARENGATETRVKAFAANEGALEFYRAQGFEPFEVTLRRTV, from the coding sequence ATGACAGTTTCCGTGTGCACGGCCGAGGAAGTCCCGCAGCTCGTGGCGTCGGCGGCGGGGTTGTTCGCCGAAGACGGCGGCCGCCACGACCCGGCCATGGACGTCGGCTGGCCCGCCCGTGAGGGTGAGTCCTACTACGCCGCGCTCGTCGAGGATCCGGCCGTCCTCTGCCTGCTGGTCCCCGGTGGCGGTGGCCACCTGGTGGGGCGGCTGTGCCGGCCGAACCCGCTGCGGCCGGGCGTGGTGACGGCGGAGCTGGAGAGCCTGCGGGTCGACGCCGGGCACCGGCGTGCCGGGATCGGCGCCGAACTCGTGGCCGCCTTCTTCGCCTGGGCGCGGGAAAACGGGGCGACCGAGACGAGGGTCAAGGCCTTCGCCGCCAACGAGGGCGCGCTGGAGTTCTACCGGGCGCAGGGCTTCGAGCCGTTCGAGGTGACCCTGCGGCGGACCGTCTGA
- a CDS encoding alpha/beta fold hydrolase, with protein sequence MSRIRAGELDVHVQRLTPDVPLDGDAPIVVCVHGLLTDSLASYYFTLGPAFAERGLDVLMYDLRGHGRTTRPASGYHLESFVVDLVDVLDALGITRPVHVIGNSFGGSVAFGLAAARPDRVASVIAIEAEPPTAAWTRHMADGLADAKTRLAIDEVIGWIKDNHGAHTARLSKAANRILQTTTMADDIPRSATINADLSDVHCPVFALFGGDSGLAAQVPHFEEHLDHCRTVVLPDQGHSVLVERTAETIELIFDWVRDVSRLPARVR encoded by the coding sequence GTGAGCCGGATCCGGGCGGGCGAGCTGGACGTCCACGTCCAGCGCTTGACCCCCGACGTCCCGCTCGACGGCGACGCGCCGATCGTGGTGTGCGTCCACGGTCTGCTCACCGACAGCCTCGCCAGCTACTACTTCACCCTCGGGCCCGCCTTCGCCGAACGCGGCCTCGACGTGCTGATGTACGACCTGCGCGGGCACGGCCGCACGACCCGGCCGGCGAGCGGCTACCACCTCGAATCGTTCGTCGTCGACCTGGTCGACGTCCTCGACGCGCTCGGGATCACCCGGCCGGTGCACGTGATCGGCAACTCGTTCGGCGGCTCGGTGGCCTTCGGGCTGGCCGCCGCCCGGCCCGACCGCGTCGCCAGCGTCATCGCCATCGAGGCCGAGCCGCCGACGGCGGCGTGGACGCGGCACATGGCCGACGGCCTCGCCGACGCGAAGACCCGCCTCGCCATCGACGAGGTGATCGGCTGGATCAAGGACAACCACGGCGCGCACACCGCGCGGCTGTCCAAGGCGGCCAACCGGATCCTCCAGACGACCACGATGGCCGACGACATCCCGCGCAGCGCGACCATCAACGCGGACCTCTCGGACGTCCACTGTCCGGTGTTCGCCCTCTTCGGCGGCGATTCGGGGCTGGCGGCGCAGGTGCCGCACTTCGAGGAGCACCTCGACCACTGCCGCACCGTCGTGCTGCCCGACCAGGGGCACTCGGTGCTGGTCGAGCGGACCGCCGAGACCATCGAGCTGATCTTCGACTGGGTCCGCGACGTCTCCCGGCTCCCGGCCCGGGTGCGGTAG
- a CDS encoding beta-ketoacyl synthase N-terminal-like domain-containing protein: MSVLLPGAPDLDTYWRNLVGGVDAITEVPPEKWDSAHYAPDAERRADRIYCRRGGFVDELAEVDVTGFGIMPNSIPATEPDQLIALRVAAQALADAGGPDRLPADRSRVGVILGRGGYLTPGLVRLDQRVRTASQLVRTLGELLPELDADRLDAVRQAFTDQLGPEAPESAIGLVPNLAASRLANRLDLRGPAYTVDAACASSLIAVDHAVRELASGRCDVVLAGGVHHCHDITFWSVFTQLGALSPSERIRPFHRDADGVLIGEGTGVVVLKRLVDAQRDGDRVYAVVTGTGVASDGRTASLANPDSGGQVRAVRQAWAAAGLDPRDPDSLGLLEAHGTATPAGDAAELTTLAEVFGQAGSAVLGSVKSMIGHTMPAAGVAGLVKAALAVHHGVLLPTLHCDDPNPALDKTRFSTLDTARPWNAAVRRAGVNAFGFGGINAHVVLEQAPDRAAPVVVREAERVLRLAAPTVEALRDVLSGPDRSVLTAPEGTGPVRLGIVDPTEKRLALARKAVGRGRPWRGRNDVWFADKPLLGPGGGKLAFVFPGLEAELALNCGDVARHFGLPWQHSDAAVGDVGRQGAAVFELGRLLEAALRRMGVTPDAVAGHSLGEWTAMAAAGMHATDEVDAFLAGFDPDSLVVPGLAFAAIGAPATQVLAELAGRDDVVLSHDNSPNQAMVCGPAAAVDALVGRFRSAGVVSQVLPFRSGFHTPMLRPYLGPIRAAADGFTLHPPRVPIWSATTVSEYPAAEADVRALFVRHLLEPVRFRPLAETLHAAGFRAFVQVGAGQLGSLIGDTLHGEDHLVVAAHSPHRPGLAQLLRVATALWAEGASLDGTALPGQTRAATRKAVKLDLGGHVITLDDRTRAQVGARLAQGSTVDVLAGKGPIAAEFAALLQDTANLASTVLGGRKTTTTSSPIELRTTLDVSVDTMPYLLDHCFFKQPPRADPGDRWPVVPATTVIDHLMGFAEQAAPGRRAVAVHDVRLNQWITAIPAVTVPVHVVPRGHDRVFAALGSYSQAVVELAGSYPAGGPAPWRFPASAEEVPETQARELYDDRWMFHGPRFQGVTELTAVGDRHVRAVLTTPAAPGALLDNVGQVLGYWIMSRLPERTTVFPVAMREIRFHGPHPAPGERLECLVKITSLTGEFLDADMQLVHNGQVWAEFTGWRDRRFDSNPEIRQADRTPERSTLSKEQPGGWALVHEQWPDLATRELIMRNYLAGPDRGAYDRRPPRGRRQWLLGRIAAKDAVRQFLWAHGEPEMFPAELSIGNDDAGRPHATGAYGRELPEVTISVAHRAEAGVAIARFGPCGIDVEEVAPRAESTVDAAFGPAERALFAGQEGDPDVWFARFWTAKEAVAKLRGTGLRGEPRDFEVVAASPEALTVRVAGHDHHVRCTETANLPGAPPRRYVVAWTEETKETAE, from the coding sequence ATGTCGGTGCTGCTGCCCGGCGCGCCGGACCTCGACACGTACTGGCGCAACCTCGTCGGCGGTGTCGACGCGATCACCGAGGTGCCGCCGGAGAAGTGGGATAGCGCGCACTACGCCCCGGACGCCGAGCGGCGCGCCGACCGGATCTACTGCCGGCGCGGCGGGTTCGTCGACGAACTGGCCGAAGTGGACGTCACGGGGTTCGGGATCATGCCGAACTCGATCCCCGCGACCGAGCCCGACCAGCTGATCGCGCTGCGGGTCGCGGCCCAGGCCCTGGCCGACGCCGGTGGCCCGGACCGGCTGCCCGCCGACCGCTCCCGCGTCGGCGTCATCCTCGGCCGCGGCGGCTACCTGACCCCGGGCCTGGTCCGGCTCGACCAGCGCGTCCGCACCGCGAGCCAGCTCGTGCGCACCCTCGGCGAGCTGCTGCCGGAGCTGGACGCCGATCGCCTCGACGCCGTCCGGCAGGCCTTCACCGACCAGCTCGGCCCGGAGGCACCGGAGTCGGCGATCGGGCTCGTGCCCAACCTGGCCGCGTCCCGGCTCGCCAACCGCCTCGACCTGCGCGGCCCGGCGTACACCGTGGACGCCGCGTGCGCGTCCTCGCTGATCGCGGTCGACCACGCTGTGCGCGAACTCGCGTCCGGCCGCTGCGACGTCGTGCTCGCCGGCGGTGTGCACCACTGCCACGACATCACGTTCTGGAGCGTGTTCACCCAGCTCGGCGCGCTGTCGCCGTCCGAACGCATCCGGCCGTTCCACCGCGACGCCGACGGTGTGCTGATCGGCGAAGGCACCGGCGTCGTCGTGCTCAAGCGGCTCGTCGACGCCCAGCGCGACGGCGACCGCGTCTACGCCGTGGTCACCGGCACCGGCGTCGCCTCCGACGGGCGGACCGCCAGCCTGGCCAACCCGGACTCCGGCGGCCAGGTCCGTGCCGTCCGCCAGGCCTGGGCCGCGGCCGGGCTCGACCCGCGGGACCCGGACTCGCTGGGGCTGCTCGAAGCGCACGGCACGGCGACCCCGGCCGGCGACGCGGCCGAGCTCACCACGCTCGCCGAGGTGTTCGGCCAGGCCGGGAGCGCGGTGCTCGGCTCGGTGAAGTCGATGATCGGCCACACGATGCCCGCCGCCGGGGTGGCCGGGCTGGTCAAGGCCGCCCTCGCTGTCCACCACGGCGTCCTGCTGCCGACGCTGCACTGCGACGACCCGAACCCCGCCCTCGACAAGACGCGCTTCTCCACTTTGGACACCGCGCGCCCCTGGAACGCGGCGGTGCGCCGCGCCGGGGTCAACGCGTTCGGGTTCGGCGGGATCAACGCCCACGTCGTGCTGGAGCAGGCTCCGGACCGGGCCGCCCCGGTCGTCGTGCGCGAGGCCGAGCGCGTGCTGCGGCTTGCCGCACCGACCGTCGAGGCGCTGCGTGACGTGCTTTCCGGACCGGATCGCTCGGTGCTCACCGCGCCGGAAGGCACCGGGCCCGTGCGGCTCGGCATCGTCGACCCGACCGAGAAGCGCCTGGCCTTGGCCCGCAAGGCCGTCGGCCGGGGACGGCCGTGGCGCGGGCGCAACGACGTCTGGTTCGCCGACAAGCCGCTGCTCGGCCCGGGCGGCGGCAAGCTCGCGTTCGTCTTCCCCGGCCTCGAAGCCGAACTGGCCCTGAACTGCGGAGACGTCGCCCGCCACTTCGGCCTCCCGTGGCAGCACTCCGACGCCGCGGTCGGCGACGTCGGCCGCCAGGGCGCCGCCGTGTTCGAGCTGGGCCGGCTCCTGGAAGCCGCCCTGCGGCGGATGGGCGTGACGCCGGACGCCGTCGCCGGGCACAGCCTCGGCGAATGGACCGCGATGGCCGCGGCCGGGATGCACGCGACGGACGAGGTCGACGCCTTCCTCGCCGGGTTCGACCCGGACAGCCTGGTCGTGCCGGGCCTGGCGTTCGCCGCGATCGGCGCGCCCGCCACGCAGGTGCTGGCCGAGCTGGCCGGCCGCGACGACGTCGTGCTGTCCCACGACAACTCGCCGAACCAGGCGATGGTCTGCGGGCCCGCCGCGGCCGTCGACGCCCTGGTCGGCCGCTTCCGGAGCGCGGGGGTCGTGTCCCAGGTCCTGCCGTTCCGCTCCGGCTTCCACACCCCGATGCTGCGGCCCTACCTCGGCCCGATCCGCGCGGCGGCCGACGGCTTCACGCTGCACCCGCCGCGGGTGCCGATCTGGTCGGCGACGACGGTGTCGGAGTACCCGGCCGCCGAGGCCGACGTCCGCGCGCTGTTCGTGCGGCACCTGCTCGAACCGGTCCGGTTCCGGCCGCTCGCCGAGACGCTGCACGCGGCCGGGTTCCGGGCGTTCGTGCAGGTCGGCGCCGGTCAGCTCGGCTCGCTCATCGGCGACACCCTGCACGGCGAGGACCACCTCGTCGTCGCGGCGCACTCGCCGCACCGGCCCGGGCTCGCGCAGCTGCTGCGCGTCGCCACGGCGTTGTGGGCCGAAGGCGCGTCCCTCGACGGCACGGCGCTGCCGGGCCAGACCCGCGCCGCGACCCGCAAGGCCGTCAAGCTGGACCTCGGCGGGCACGTCATCACCCTCGACGACCGGACCCGCGCGCAGGTCGGCGCCCGGCTGGCCCAGGGGTCCACTGTGGACGTCCTGGCCGGGAAAGGGCCCATCGCGGCCGAGTTCGCGGCACTGCTTCAGGACACGGCGAACCTGGCGTCCACTGTGCTCGGTGGGCGCAAGACCACCACCACGTCGTCACCAATCGAGCTGCGGACCACTTTGGACGTCTCGGTCGACACGATGCCGTACCTGCTCGACCACTGCTTCTTCAAGCAGCCACCGCGGGCCGACCCGGGTGACCGCTGGCCGGTCGTGCCCGCCACCACGGTGATCGACCACCTGATGGGCTTCGCCGAGCAGGCGGCGCCCGGCCGCCGCGCGGTCGCGGTGCACGACGTCCGGCTGAACCAGTGGATCACCGCGATCCCGGCGGTCACCGTGCCGGTGCACGTCGTGCCCCGAGGTCATGACCGCGTGTTCGCCGCACTGGGCAGCTACTCCCAGGCCGTCGTCGAGCTGGCCGGGTCCTATCCGGCCGGCGGCCCCGCGCCGTGGCGCTTCCCGGCGTCGGCCGAGGAAGTCCCCGAGACCCAGGCCCGCGAGCTGTACGACGACCGCTGGATGTTCCACGGCCCGCGCTTCCAGGGCGTCACCGAGCTGACCGCCGTCGGCGACCGGCACGTCCGCGCCGTGCTCACCACCCCGGCCGCGCCCGGCGCACTGCTGGACAACGTCGGCCAGGTGCTCGGCTACTGGATCATGTCCCGGCTGCCGGAACGCACCACCGTCTTCCCGGTCGCGATGCGCGAGATCCGGTTCCACGGCCCGCACCCGGCGCCGGGGGAGCGGCTGGAGTGCCTGGTCAAGATCACGTCACTGACCGGCGAGTTCCTCGACGCCGACATGCAGCTCGTCCACAACGGGCAGGTCTGGGCCGAGTTCACCGGCTGGCGCGACCGCCGGTTCGACAGCAACCCGGAGATCCGCCAGGCCGACCGGACGCCCGAGCGTTCGACGCTGTCGAAGGAACAACCCGGGGGCTGGGCGCTGGTGCACGAACAGTGGCCGGACCTGGCGACGCGCGAGCTGATCATGCGCAACTACCTCGCCGGACCGGACCGCGGCGCCTACGACCGGCGCCCGCCGCGCGGCCGCCGCCAGTGGCTGCTCGGCCGGATCGCGGCGAAGGACGCCGTCCGCCAGTTCCTCTGGGCGCACGGCGAACCCGAGATGTTCCCGGCCGAGCTGAGCATCGGCAACGACGACGCGGGCCGCCCCCACGCGACCGGCGCGTACGGCCGGGAGCTGCCGGAGGTGACGATCTCGGTGGCCCACCGCGCCGAGGCCGGCGTGGCGATCGCGCGGTTCGGCCCGTGCGGGATCGACGTCGAAGAGGTCGCGCCGCGCGCGGAGTCTACTGTGGACGCGGCGTTCGGGCCGGCCGAACGGGCGCTGTTCGCGGGCCAGGAGGGCGATCCGGACGTCTGGTTCGCCCGGTTCTGGACCGCGAAGGAAGCCGTCGCGAAACTACGCGGCACCGGGCTGCGGGGGGAGCCCCGCGACTTCGAAGTCGTCGCCGCTTCCCCGGAAGCGCTGACCGTCCGGGTGGCCGGGCACGACCACCACGTCCGCTGCACCGAGACCGCGAACCTGCCGGGCGCACCGCCGCGCCGGTACGTCGTGGCCTGGACCGAGGAGACGAAGGAGACTGCGGAATGA
- a CDS encoding glycosyltransferase, with the protein MARYLFVVPPLVGHVNPAAGVAAELTARGHEVAWAGHDELLWHLAGPDALVFSCALPPDAPERPPELKGPAALRFLWQDFLVPLADAMAPGVAAAIDAFGPHVVVADQQALAGGLLADARGLPWVTSATTSAELVDPLAGMPKVADWVAELLDGLRARIGGGSADPRFSPHGVLAFTTRELLGAVALPPNVRLVGPSISGRPSTTDFPWEWLDPPRPTVLVSLGTANTDAGTGFLTSTVDAFAGREARAVVVDPGGVLGAVPPNVLVRPRVPQLPLLAHVDAVVCHAGHNTVCETLWHGKPLVVAPIRDDQPIVAAQVVAAGAGVRLRFGRADAGRVGAAVDEVLTEPSYRRAAETLSASFHAAGGSPAAAGHLEQLALESLAHLRP; encoded by the coding sequence GTGGCCCGGTACCTGTTCGTCGTCCCGCCGCTGGTCGGGCACGTCAACCCGGCCGCCGGGGTGGCCGCCGAGCTCACCGCGCGCGGCCACGAGGTCGCCTGGGCCGGGCACGACGAGCTGCTGTGGCACCTGGCCGGCCCGGACGCGCTCGTGTTCTCGTGCGCGCTGCCGCCGGACGCGCCGGAGCGCCCGCCCGAGCTGAAGGGGCCCGCCGCGCTGCGGTTCCTCTGGCAGGACTTCCTCGTCCCGCTGGCCGACGCGATGGCGCCCGGGGTCGCCGCGGCCATCGACGCTTTCGGACCGCACGTGGTCGTCGCCGACCAGCAGGCCCTCGCCGGCGGCCTGCTCGCCGACGCGCGCGGCCTGCCGTGGGTCACCTCCGCGACGACGTCGGCCGAGCTGGTCGACCCGCTCGCGGGCATGCCGAAGGTCGCGGACTGGGTGGCGGAACTGCTCGACGGCCTGCGCGCGCGGATCGGCGGCGGATCGGCGGATCCCCGGTTCTCACCGCACGGCGTGCTCGCCTTCACCACCCGCGAGCTGCTCGGCGCGGTCGCGCTGCCACCGAACGTCCGGCTGGTCGGGCCGTCCATCTCCGGCCGGCCGTCCACAACGGACTTCCCGTGGGAGTGGCTCGACCCGCCGCGGCCTACGGTGCTCGTCTCGCTCGGCACCGCGAACACCGACGCGGGAACGGGATTCCTCACGTCCACAGTGGACGCCTTCGCCGGGCGGGAAGCCCGGGCCGTCGTCGTCGACCCGGGCGGGGTGCTCGGCGCCGTCCCGCCGAACGTCCTGGTGCGCCCGCGTGTCCCGCAGCTGCCGCTGCTCGCGCACGTCGACGCCGTCGTGTGCCACGCGGGGCACAACACCGTCTGCGAGACGCTCTGGCACGGCAAGCCGCTGGTCGTGGCGCCGATCCGCGACGACCAGCCGATCGTGGCCGCCCAGGTGGTCGCGGCCGGCGCGGGCGTCCGCCTGCGGTTCGGCCGCGCGGACGCCGGCCGCGTCGGCGCGGCGGTCGACGAGGTGCTGACCGAGCCGTCGTACCGGCGGGCCGCGGAGACGCTGTCGGCGTCCTTCCACGCCGCGGGCGGCAGCCCGGCCGCGGCGGGACACCTGGAACAGCTGGCGCTGGAGAGCCTGGCGCACCTGCGGCCCTGA
- a CDS encoding acyl carrier protein, translating into MSIETTATGEAAVLAQLGGMLRELLEEYGLDDAEITMDTTFHDDLELESVDLVALSGQLREHYGERVNFATFIAERDLDEIIALTVGELVRYIVASLRDRP; encoded by the coding sequence ATGAGCATCGAGACGACGGCCACCGGCGAGGCGGCGGTGCTCGCTCAGCTCGGCGGAATGCTGCGTGAGCTGCTCGAGGAGTACGGCCTCGACGACGCCGAGATCACCATGGACACCACGTTCCACGACGACCTCGAGCTGGAGAGCGTCGACCTCGTGGCGCTGTCCGGGCAGCTGCGCGAGCACTACGGCGAGCGCGTCAACTTCGCGACGTTCATCGCCGAGCGCGACCTCGACGAGATCATCGCGCTGACCGTCGGCGAGCTGGTCCGGTACATCGTCGCCTCGCTGCGGGACCGGCCGTGA